Proteins from a single region of Elusimicrobiota bacterium:
- a CDS encoding FecR domain-containing protein, which produces MNALLFSLLLLVPGARAEDGGWDARLTKSEGEVVVYPAGAEESSEPETDMPLDAGDRIETGADGRAEVALDSESLVEIGPKSVFTVESLDEKESWLSLKLGSLTAKLKKLAAGRSLRVRTPSAVAAVRGTEFAVDVPEEGETRVGVFDEGRVEVSGEQGSTELSANQETQVLRGRAPGRPAALKRFKKLRARIVRLRERRETVRKAWKALPVERRRELRRSFMERRAGKLQERRERLQEKRERRKDGRGAGQPQQGGEQRMERGEQRQGRRQEMRQGAQQRRQDRRRRPDGRP; this is translated from the coding sequence ATGAACGCGCTCCTTTTCTCGCTGCTCCTCCTCGTCCCCGGCGCGCGCGCCGAGGACGGCGGCTGGGACGCCCGCCTGACGAAGTCCGAGGGAGAGGTCGTCGTCTACCCCGCCGGCGCCGAGGAGTCCTCGGAGCCCGAGACCGACATGCCGCTCGACGCGGGCGACCGCATCGAGACCGGCGCCGACGGCCGCGCCGAGGTGGCGCTCGATTCGGAGAGCCTCGTCGAGATCGGCCCGAAGAGCGTCTTCACCGTGGAGTCCCTCGACGAGAAGGAGTCGTGGCTCTCGCTGAAGCTCGGCTCGCTGACGGCCAAGCTCAAGAAACTGGCCGCGGGCCGCTCCCTGCGCGTGCGCACCCCTTCCGCGGTCGCCGCGGTGCGCGGAACCGAGTTCGCCGTCGACGTCCCCGAGGAGGGAGAGACCCGCGTCGGCGTCTTCGACGAGGGCCGCGTCGAGGTGAGCGGCGAGCAGGGGAGCACCGAACTCTCCGCGAACCAGGAGACGCAGGTCCTGCGCGGGCGCGCGCCGGGCCGTCCCGCCGCGCTCAAGCGCTTCAAGAAGCTGCGCGCGCGCATCGTGCGGCTGCGGGAGCGCCGCGAGACCGTCCGCAAGGCCTGGAAGGCCCTCCCCGTCGAGCGCCGCCGCGAGCTGCGCCGCTCGTTCATGGAGCGCCGCGCCGGGAAGCTCCAGGAGCGCCGCGAACGCCTCCAGGAGAAGCGCGAACGGCGCAAGGACGGGCGGGGAGCGGGGCAGCCGCAGCAGGGCGGCGAACAGCGCATGGAGCGTGGAGAACAGCGGCAGGGGCGCCGTCAGGAAATGCGGCAGGGCGCTCAACAGCGGCGCCAGGACCGGCGCCGCCGGCCGGACGGACGTCCCTAG
- a CDS encoding response regulator transcription factor codes for MNILIAGIDSKLCHQIRDLLSAQGHQVQLSDPSGAARAAADSRAALVVVDGVPSKDAALSLVRALRAQEATRRVPILQVDPRGTLGDVVELLDAGADDYLMRPFNGQVFLARVRTLLRRQIWSGALSEDPVAVVQAGGLTVRLLERVVLCDGQEVLLTRLEFDLLSFFARNRDKALKRTEILEAVWKYPEGVETRTLDKHVETLRRKLGAFGQCIRTVHGVGYRFSPAPADDQKLARAPQR; via the coding sequence TTGAACATCCTCATCGCTGGGATCGACTCCAAACTCTGCCACCAGATCCGGGACCTTCTCTCGGCACAGGGCCATCAGGTCCAGCTGAGCGACCCCTCCGGAGCCGCCCGCGCCGCCGCCGATTCCCGCGCCGCCCTCGTCGTCGTCGACGGCGTGCCCTCCAAGGACGCCGCCCTCTCTCTGGTGCGCGCGCTGCGCGCCCAGGAAGCCACGCGCCGGGTGCCCATCCTGCAGGTGGACCCGCGCGGGACGCTCGGCGACGTCGTGGAGCTCCTCGACGCGGGCGCCGACGACTATCTCATGCGTCCGTTCAACGGACAGGTCTTCCTCGCGCGCGTGCGCACGCTGCTGCGTCGTCAGATCTGGAGCGGCGCGCTCTCCGAGGACCCCGTCGCCGTCGTACAGGCGGGCGGCCTCACCGTCCGCCTCCTCGAGCGGGTCGTCCTCTGCGACGGCCAGGAAGTCCTGCTCACGCGTTTGGAGTTCGACCTCCTCTCGTTCTTCGCCCGCAACCGCGACAAGGCCCTCAAGCGCACGGAGATCCTCGAGGCCGTCTGGAAGTACCCCGAAGGGGTCGAGACGCGCACCCTCGACAAGCACGTCGAGACCCTGCGCCGCAAGCTCGGCGCCTTCGGCCAATGCATCCGCACCGTACACGGCGTCGGCTACCGCTTCTCCCCCGCTCCGGCCGACGATCAGAAGCTCGCCCGCGCCCCTCAGCGATAA
- a CDS encoding DUF2723 domain-containing protein, with the protein MKTDERPAPDLRAPVGTALFAGVFATYLASAYPTLSPYRDSGDLAAAALTLGVAHPPGYPLYALLGRTWLWLCAAGNPAYRLHALSALLGALAALALYLALTRRPRGETPSGRDLLSAACAALLLALAPAFRHLCVVSEMYSLLAFFGALVVLLLSPVGPPPAERAVCAAALALGVGAAGHQTLLGAGVLLLAAAPPRARAEGGVPWRLWGLCALFIGAGLLLFAYLPVRSWRSPVLDWGEPRSLEPFLRMLVRADYGGVRLHPERPAGLLLAAGWLDGLRLSARIFVSELGWAGALLLFWGALRAFSGGEGPSRRRLALAALAAFLLSGPLFIVWANLDPALPETYAILEPHLMLPLLFAALLAGLALRDLLRRWTSPAALAVLLALVAAGWSFPRGDAAWSRRGDYTAWDYGHGLLSSLPPGALLVDPDDPTAFTLSYLLQAHGLRPDVTPFLYFRTRWGYEQFRRRHPALVPSGEALSGQAFYAGVVGRALADGRPLRADLPQKAPNGLRAFPLGLSYRLSPATPTPAESARLVEESLRLHALLRRHPAPAREDFFSRHTSAYWASALNNLGIEVQRSGRDAEAGRVYLRALSIGPWLPEAWNNRGNAALAGGDLAAAEGCYRASLRERESSQVRYNLGRALLLGARYPEAEAVFSEAAKAGVVDAANDLGLVYLRTGRAEDAVAQWLRLLDRAPRYPNAYYNLSLAYAKLGDRARARAALEAYRSLETDPSARAEAESMLQRL; encoded by the coding sequence ATGAAGACCGACGAGCGCCCCGCTCCGGACCTCCGGGCCCCCGTCGGGACGGCCCTCTTCGCGGGGGTCTTCGCGACCTATCTCGCGAGCGCCTACCCGACCCTTTCCCCCTACCGCGACTCGGGCGACCTGGCCGCCGCGGCCCTCACGCTCGGGGTCGCTCATCCTCCGGGCTACCCGCTCTACGCCCTGCTCGGGCGGACCTGGCTGTGGCTCTGCGCCGCGGGCAACCCCGCCTACCGCCTCCACGCGCTCAGCGCGCTCCTCGGAGCGCTGGCCGCCCTCGCCCTCTATCTCGCGCTCACCCGGCGTCCCCGCGGGGAGACGCCCTCCGGGAGGGACCTCCTCTCCGCGGCCTGCGCGGCGCTCCTCCTCGCGCTCGCGCCGGCCTTCCGCCACCTCTGCGTGGTCTCCGAGATGTACAGTCTCCTCGCCTTCTTCGGAGCGCTCGTCGTCCTCCTCCTCTCCCCCGTCGGCCCGCCGCCCGCCGAACGCGCGGTGTGCGCCGCCGCGCTCGCGCTCGGAGTCGGTGCGGCCGGGCATCAGACCCTGCTCGGCGCGGGAGTCCTGCTCCTCGCCGCGGCGCCTCCGCGCGCTCGCGCCGAAGGCGGAGTCCCCTGGCGCCTGTGGGGCCTCTGCGCACTGTTCATCGGGGCGGGCCTCTTGCTCTTCGCCTATCTTCCCGTGCGCTCCTGGCGATCCCCCGTCCTCGACTGGGGCGAGCCGCGTTCACTGGAGCCCTTCCTGCGCATGCTGGTCCGCGCCGACTACGGCGGGGTGCGCCTTCATCCGGAGCGGCCCGCGGGGCTCCTCCTCGCGGCGGGCTGGCTCGACGGGCTGCGTCTGAGCGCGCGGATCTTCGTCTCCGAGCTCGGCTGGGCAGGAGCGCTCCTCCTGTTCTGGGGCGCGCTGCGCGCCTTCTCCGGCGGGGAGGGGCCTTCGCGCCGCCGCCTCGCGCTCGCCGCGCTCGCGGCCTTCCTCCTCTCCGGCCCGCTCTTCATCGTCTGGGCCAACCTCGACCCCGCTCTCCCGGAGACCTACGCGATCCTGGAGCCGCATCTCATGCTGCCCCTGCTCTTCGCCGCGCTGCTCGCCGGACTCGCGCTTCGCGACCTCCTGCGCCGCTGGACCTCTCCCGCCGCTCTCGCCGTCCTCCTCGCGCTGGTCGCGGCCGGCTGGAGCTTCCCGCGCGGCGACGCGGCGTGGAGCCGGCGCGGAGACTACACGGCCTGGGACTACGGGCACGGGCTCCTTTCCTCGCTGCCCCCCGGCGCGCTGCTCGTCGATCCCGACGACCCCACCGCCTTCACTTTGAGCTACCTGCTCCAGGCGCACGGCCTGCGGCCCGACGTGACGCCGTTCCTCTACTTCCGGACGCGCTGGGGCTACGAGCAGTTCCGCCGCCGCCATCCCGCGCTGGTCCCGTCCGGCGAGGCGCTCAGCGGGCAGGCGTTCTATGCCGGCGTCGTGGGCCGGGCGCTCGCCGACGGGCGGCCGCTGCGCGCGGACCTCCCGCAGAAGGCCCCGAACGGCCTGCGGGCCTTCCCCCTCGGGCTCTCCTACCGCCTGAGCCCGGCGACCCCGACCCCCGCCGAGTCGGCGCGGCTCGTCGAGGAGTCCCTGCGCCTTCACGCCCTCCTGCGCCGCCATCCCGCGCCGGCGCGCGAGGACTTCTTCAGCCGGCACACGAGCGCCTACTGGGCCAGCGCCCTCAACAACCTCGGCATCGAGGTCCAGCGTTCGGGCCGCGACGCGGAGGCCGGGCGCGTCTATCTGCGCGCGCTCTCGATCGGACCCTGGCTCCCCGAGGCCTGGAACAACCGGGGCAACGCGGCGCTCGCCGGCGGCGACCTCGCCGCCGCCGAGGGCTGCTACCGCGCGTCGCTGAGGGAGCGCGAGTCCTCGCAGGTCCGCTACAACCTCGGCCGCGCGCTCCTGCTGGGCGCCCGCTACCCCGAGGCCGAAGCGGTCTTCTCCGAGGCCGCGAAGGCGGGGGTCGTGGACGCCGCCAACGACCTCGGCCTCGTCTACCTCCGCACGGGCCGCGCCGAGGACGCCGTCGCGCAGTGGCTGCGTCTGCTCGACCGCGCCCCTCGCTACCCCAACGCGTACTACAACCTCTCGCTGGCCTACGCGAAGCTCGGCGACCGCGCGCGCGCGCGCGCCGCGCTCGAGGCCTACCGTTCCCTCGAGACGGACCCCTCCGCCCGCGCCGAAGCGGAGAGCATGCTCCAGCGGCTTTAG
- the tyrS gene encoding tyrosine--tRNA ligase, whose translation MNALEALKRGTVELVSEEDLSRKLKRGTPLRVKLGVDPTSPDLHLGHTVALSKLRAFQDLGHTAVLIIGDFTARIGDPSGRDATRPTLDAAAVQANARTYTDQAFKVLDKSRTEVRFNSEWLEPFVRERLLSELRRHTVGQLLEREDFRVRMKDGTPITLLEMMYPLMQGYDSVAIKADVELGGNDQLFNLLMGRAMQKDAGQEPQVVLTVPLLAGLDGVKKMSKSYGNAISLSESAREVFGKVMKLSDESMLVYYELLTARDLAGVKAEHPMAAKKGLAEELTARFHGAEAAKAERAFFDETFSKKKLPDDIPTAEAPKDAVGFKWSALLVELKLTASRKEAQRLIEQGGFRIDGEQMKKDDPIGPRGGTEVVLQVGKHRFQKVRFPA comes from the coding sequence ATGAACGCCCTGGAAGCCCTCAAGCGCGGCACCGTCGAGCTCGTCAGCGAGGAGGACTTGAGCCGCAAGCTCAAGCGCGGGACGCCTCTGCGCGTGAAGCTCGGCGTGGACCCGACGAGCCCGGACCTCCACCTCGGCCACACCGTGGCCCTCTCGAAGCTGCGCGCCTTCCAGGACCTCGGGCACACCGCCGTGCTCATCATCGGCGACTTCACCGCCCGCATCGGCGACCCCTCGGGCCGCGACGCCACGCGCCCCACCCTCGACGCGGCGGCCGTGCAGGCGAACGCACGCACCTACACCGACCAGGCCTTCAAGGTCCTCGACAAGTCGCGCACCGAAGTCCGCTTCAACTCGGAGTGGCTCGAGCCCTTCGTGCGCGAGCGCCTCCTCTCCGAGCTGCGCCGCCACACCGTCGGCCAGCTCCTCGAACGCGAGGACTTCCGGGTCCGGATGAAGGACGGGACCCCGATCACCCTCCTCGAGATGATGTACCCGCTCATGCAGGGCTACGACTCCGTCGCGATCAAGGCGGACGTCGAGCTCGGCGGCAACGACCAGCTCTTCAACCTGCTCATGGGCCGCGCCATGCAGAAGGACGCGGGCCAGGAGCCGCAGGTCGTGCTCACCGTCCCCCTCCTCGCCGGCCTCGACGGCGTGAAGAAGATGTCGAAGTCCTACGGCAACGCCATCTCTCTGAGCGAGAGCGCCCGCGAGGTCTTCGGGAAGGTCATGAAGCTCTCCGACGAGAGCATGCTCGTCTACTACGAGCTCCTCACCGCCCGCGATCTCGCGGGGGTGAAGGCCGAGCATCCCATGGCGGCGAAGAAGGGCCTCGCCGAGGAGCTCACCGCCCGCTTCCACGGCGCCGAGGCCGCGAAGGCCGAGCGCGCCTTCTTCGACGAGACCTTCTCGAAGAAGAAGCTCCCCGACGACATCCCGACCGCCGAGGCCCCGAAGGACGCCGTCGGCTTCAAATGGAGCGCGCTCCTCGTCGAGCTGAAGCTGACCGCGTCCAGGAAGGAAGCTCAGCGGCTGATCGAGCAGGGCGGTTTTCGCATCGACGGGGAGCAGATGAAGAAGGACGACCCGATCGGGCCTCGCGGCGGGACGGAGGTCGTCCTCCAGGTCGGCAAGCACAGATTCCAGAAAGTGAGGTTCCCCGCATGA